The DNA region GTTCCTAATAAAGTAAAAGATATGTCTCTTGCAGATTGGGGAAGAAAAGAAATTGAATTAGCCGAAGCAGAAATGCCAGGTTTAATGAGCTTACGTGAAGAGTATAAAGACGAACAACCTTTAAAAGGTGCACGTATCGCTGGATGTTTACATATGACGATTCAAACTGCAGTTTTAATCGAAACTTTACAAGCTTTAGGTGCAGAAGTTACTTGGAGTTCTTGTAACATTTTCTCTACTCAAGATCAAGCTGCTGCTGCTATTGCTGCTGCAGGAACTGCTGTTTATGCTTGGAAGGATATGACTGAAGAAGAATTTGACTGGTGTATCGAGCAAACTTTATTTTTTGGTGAAGATCGTAAACCATTAAACATGATTCTTGATGATGGTGGAGATTTAACTAATATGGTTTTAGATAAATATCCAGAATTGGCTTCTGGTATTAAAGGTTTATCTGAAGAAACTACAACTGGTGTACACCGTTTATACGAGCGTGTTAAAAACGGAACATTGCCAATGCCTGCTATAAACGTAAACGACTCTGTAACAAAATCTAAATTTGATAATAAATACGGTTGTCGCGAAAGTGCTGTAGATGCTATACGTCGTGCAACAGATGTGATGTTAGCTGGAAAGCGCGTTGTTGTTTGTGGTTACGGAGATGTTGGTAAAGGTACTGCTGCATCATTTAAAGGTGCTGGAAGTATCGTAACAGTAACTGAAATTGACCCAATTTGTGCGTTACAAGCTGCAATGGACGGTTTTGAAGTTAAAAAATTAGAAACTGTAGTTAGTAATGCAGATATCGTAATTACTACAACTGGTAACAAAGACATTGTACGTGCAGAGCACTTTAAAGCAATGAAAGATAAAACCATAGTATGTAACATTGGTCATTTTGATAACGAAATACAAATGGCTTGGTTAAACGAAAACTACGGTAATACTAAAAACACGATTAAACCTCAAGTAGATAAATATACTATTGATGGTAATGATATTATCATTTTAGCAGAAGGACGTTTAGTAAACTTAGGTTGTGCAACTGGTCATCCAAGTTTTGTAATGAGTAATTCTTTTACTAACCAAACGTTAGCACAAATAGAGCTTTGGAATCATTCTGATAAGTATGAAAACGAAGTATATATGCTACCAAAACATTTAGATGAAAAAGTAGCAGCATTACACTTAGAAAAAATTGGTGTTGAACTTACTGAGCTTAAACAAGATCAAGCTGAATATATTGGTGTAACAGTTGAAGGTCCATTTAAACCTGAACACTATAGATATTAAAAACAGAGCGAAAAGTTTCTAATGTTTTTAGTAAGCTTTGCTTTTATAACATTCAAAAAATCCCAAACTATAGTTTGGGATTTTTATTTTCTATGCTAAACTAAAACAATAAAAAAAGCACTTTCTAAAGAAAGTGCTTTTTTTTTATTTAAATAATAAGTTGCTTCTTAAGCTTTAAAAGGCTCTATAGAAACATAAGACTTGTTATCTTTTTTCTTTGTAAACTGTACAATACCATCTACTTGAGCGTGTAATGTATGGTCTTTACCTTGGTATACATTTTCACCTGGATGATGTGTGTTACCTCTTTGTCTAACGATAATATTACCTGCAATAGCAGCTTGACCACCAAAAATCTTAACACCTAATCGTTTCGATTCTGATTCTCTACCGTTTTTAGAACTACCAACTCCTTTTTTATGAGCCATGATCTTATGGTTTTATATTGTTATACTTAAGTGAT from Mesoflavibacter profundi includes:
- the rpmA gene encoding 50S ribosomal protein L27, producing the protein MAHKKGVGSSKNGRESESKRLGVKIFGGQAAIAGNIIVRQRGNTHHPGENVYQGKDHTLHAQVDGIVQFTKKKDNKSYVSIEPFKA
- the ahcY gene encoding adenosylhomocysteinase produces the protein MSTKTVPYVPNKVKDMSLADWGRKEIELAEAEMPGLMSLREEYKDEQPLKGARIAGCLHMTIQTAVLIETLQALGAEVTWSSCNIFSTQDQAAAAIAAAGTAVYAWKDMTEEEFDWCIEQTLFFGEDRKPLNMILDDGGDLTNMVLDKYPELASGIKGLSEETTTGVHRLYERVKNGTLPMPAINVNDSVTKSKFDNKYGCRESAVDAIRRATDVMLAGKRVVVCGYGDVGKGTAASFKGAGSIVTVTEIDPICALQAAMDGFEVKKLETVVSNADIVITTTGNKDIVRAEHFKAMKDKTIVCNIGHFDNEIQMAWLNENYGNTKNTIKPQVDKYTIDGNDIIILAEGRLVNLGCATGHPSFVMSNSFTNQTLAQIELWNHSDKYENEVYMLPKHLDEKVAALHLEKIGVELTELKQDQAEYIGVTVEGPFKPEHYRY